From the SAR202 cluster bacterium genome, the window AGTACAAGAAGATGTGCCTGAAGGCCGGGTTGCCCATCGGCTACCTGGGCTCCGGCGGCGGGTACGACGGCGCGCCGGAAGAGTTCCGCAAGGGCATCGAGCGAGACAAGGCGGACGTGGACTCCGCCGTGTTCCTGGGCGCGCCGATGATCCGCCTGATGTCCGGCAGGCCGAAGCTGGACGACCCCAACCCGGAGAAGACGTGGGCGCAGATGGTGTCCGGTTTCAGCGAAGTGGCCGACTACGCGCTGGACAAGGGCATCTTCCTGGGCATACAGAACCACCCGCCGCCCGCGGCCCCTCGCAGCTCGGACATCCTTCGCATGCTGCTGGACGTGAACCGCCCGAACATGACGCACATCCTGGACTCCGGCCAGTGGTGGAACTCCATCGGCGCGCACCCTCGCGGCGTTGCCAAGGAGCCGAAGGTAGACATCTACGAGTTCATGGAGCAAACCGCTCCCTACGCCTCCTCGGTCCGCATCAAGGTCTTCAAGATAGACAGCGGGCGCGAGGAGTGGCTGGACTACGACCGTATTCTCAAGATACTCAAGCGCGTGAACTACAACGGCAGCCTGTGCATCTGCGTCGAAAACCAGGTCAAGACGATGACCGAGCAGGACGCGCTCAGGCTGGCCGTCAAGCAGCTGCGGGAGCTGATGGCGAAGTACTAGGGACAATAGTTGGTAGTCAGTAGTTGGTAGTTGGAAAGCAGCAGGATCAAAGTTCCTGACTGACTACCGACTACTGACTACTGTCTTGAAAGGACCCTCATGGCTATCAAAATCGGGATGCTGTGCGACTTTTTCAAGCCGGGCGAGAAGCCGAAGGCGGTCGATATATTCGAGTGCCTGGAGCTTGCCAAAGATCTGAAGGTCGACACGGTAGACATGGACTTCAAGCGTGGATTCACCTCCACGGACCCGGCTTACCTGATGAGCGTAAAGCGGCAGGCGATACGGTACGGGCTGCCCATCGGCTACGTGTGCTCCGCGCTGATCATGGGCGGGACGGATGAGGAGGCGGCGCCGCGGGTGGCGCAGGCGAAGAAAGACGTGGACATGGCCGTCTTTATGGGCGCGTCCATGACCCACGTGTACGCCTATGGCGGGCACCAGCCTGACGGGACGCCTGAGTACGAGAAGGGGTGGGCGGCGATTGCCCGACGGTGCCGCGAGATCGCGGACTACGCGAACGAGCGCGGCATCTCCGTGGGCGTGCAGAACCACAACAGCGGAAGCTGGCTGGCAGACGAGAAGACGGTCGTGCGCCTTATGAACGACGTGGGGCGCGACAACTTCTTCCTGCACCTGGACACGGGCCAGTGGAAGGACAGCATAACCACCCAGCCCCGCGGTGTGGTGAAGAACCAGGCGGACCCGATGGTCCACGAGACGTACATCGCGAAGACGCTGAAGTACGCCCGGCATACGCGGGCGAAGATGTACAACCTGGCCAGCGGAACCGAGAAGTACATCGACTACCGGAACGTTGCGCGGATACTGCGCGCGCAGAACTTCAACGGCGTGATGACGATTGTGCTGGACAACGAGACTATAGACACGATCTCGGACATCGACATGGTCCGGCGCGCGGTTCCGTACTTGAGAGGGTGCTTCAGGCAGTAGGGAGATAGGCTGTGGCAATCAAACTTGGCGGTTTCAGCCAGTTACGACATCCCGAAGATCAAACGAAGGATTTCGAAGTCCTCGATTTCCTTGAGCTGGCGCGGGAGCTGCGGCTGGACGCGGTGGACTTCCACCTCGCCAAGGGGTTTGCCTCTACGGATAAGGGTTACCTTTCCAGGGTCAAGGCGAAGTGCGTGCGGTACGGCCTGCCCATAGGGTACGTGACATCCGGGCTGTTTATCGGAGGGCCGGAGGAGGAGGCCGCGGCGAAGGTGGCGCAGGCGAAGGCCGACGTGGACGTCGCCGCGTTCCTGGGCGCGCCGATGACGCACCTCTACGCCCGCGGCGGTGAGGCGGCAGCAAGCACGCCCGGCTACGAGCAGGGGTGGGCGCAGATCGTGCGCCGCTGCCGCGAAGTGGCCGACTACGCCGCCGGGAAGGGCGTAATCGTGGGCGTGCAGAACCACGACGGCGGCAGCTGGGTCGCCGTCCCAAAGACGATCAATCGCATCCTCAAGGACGTGGACAGGAGCAACTTCGTCCTGATTCTGGACACCGGCCAGTGGACGGACGGGATCATGACGAAGCCGCGCGGGGTGCCAAAGAACGCCAACCCCAACATCAACGAGGAGTACATCGCCCAGACGGTGCACCACGCCCGCAACGTCCGCGCGAAGATATTCAACCTGGACAGCGGCAGTGATCCCTACCTGGACTACGGCCGCATCGCCGGCATCCTGCGGGACGCCGGGTATAACGGGACCGTCTCACT encodes:
- a CDS encoding sugar phosphate isomerase/epimerase translates to MLKLSMQIRQLPDKPLEPQIEQARELGLDTIDIHVGGLPRDPETALKYKKMCLKAGLPIGYLGSGGGYDGAPEEFRKGIERDKADVDSAVFLGAPMIRLMSGRPKLDDPNPEKTWAQMVSGFSEVADYALDKGIFLGIQNHPPPAAPRSSDILRMLLDVNRPNMTHILDSGQWWNSIGAHPRGVAKEPKVDIYEFMEQTAPYASSVRIKVFKIDSGREEWLDYDRILKILKRVNYNGSLCICVENQVKTMTEQDALRLAVKQLRELMAKY
- a CDS encoding sugar phosphate isomerase/epimerase, whose amino-acid sequence is MAIKIGMLCDFFKPGEKPKAVDIFECLELAKDLKVDTVDMDFKRGFTSTDPAYLMSVKRQAIRYGLPIGYVCSALIMGGTDEEAAPRVAQAKKDVDMAVFMGASMTHVYAYGGHQPDGTPEYEKGWAAIARRCREIADYANERGISVGVQNHNSGSWLADEKTVVRLMNDVGRDNFFLHLDTGQWKDSITTQPRGVVKNQADPMVHETYIAKTLKYARHTRAKMYNLASGTEKYIDYRNVARILRAQNFNGVMTIVLDNETIDTISDIDMVRRAVPYLRGCFRQ
- a CDS encoding TIM barrel protein, whose protein sequence is MAIKLGGFSQLRHPEDQTKDFEVLDFLELARELRLDAVDFHLAKGFASTDKGYLSRVKAKCVRYGLPIGYVTSGLFIGGPEEEAAAKVAQAKADVDVAAFLGAPMTHLYARGGEAAASTPGYEQGWAQIVRRCREVADYAAGKGVIVGVQNHDGGSWVAVPKTINRILKDVDRSNFVLILDTGQWTDGIMTKPRGVPKNANPNINEEYIAQTVHHARNVRAKIFNLDSGSDPYLDYGRIAGILRDAGYNGTVSLVMNPDESRLTDVELMRRSAALVRKCFNR